The genomic DNA AAATGACCTGGACGCTTTACAGGAAGCCATTACGGATCGGACCTGCGCCATTATGCTTGAGCCCGTCCAAGGGGAAGGGGGCGTACGGCCCTGCGACTATGATTACCTCCAGGCTGTGGCAAAGCTGTGTCAAGAAAAGGATATACTCTTGATTTTGGATGAGGTTCAAGCAGGACTAGGTCGGACAGGCAAACTTTTTGCCTACGAACACTATGATTTAGTCCCGGATATTGTCACCTTGGCTAAATCCCTAGGCGGTGGCATTCCCATCGGGGCGGTACTGGCCAAGGCACAGGTGGCTAGAAGCTTTGTTCCTGGCACCCATGCCTCGACCTTTGGCGGGAATCCGGTAGCCTGTAAGGCTGCCCTGGCGGTGATGGAGGTACTCACTGGGGAGGGCCTCATGGCCCAGGTTGAGCATAAAGGATTATATTTCAAGAATCGCTTAGAGGAAGTACAGTCCCAGTGGCCTAATCTGGTAACAGGTGTCCGGGGCCTTGGGTTAATGCTCGGTGTTGATTTGACCTTTCCCGCCCGGGAGGTCGTGGCGGAATTCCTAAACGCCGGGGTTTTGGTGGGGGTCGCGGGAGCAAGCACCTTAAGATTCCTACCTCCACTGATTGTGACCGAAAAAGAGATTGACTTGGTGATTACCGTCTTAGAGAAGATCCTAAAAGGACGGGCCTAAAACAAGGAGGAAGCAAAAATGAGTAAGAAAATAGTCTTAGCCTATTCGGGAGGCCTAGATACATCGATTATTATCCCTTGGCTGAATGAGAATTACAACTATGAAGTAATTGCTTATGCTGCGGACCTAGGCCAAGAAGAGGATTGGGATAAGGTGCAGGAGAAGGCCTATAAAAGTGGCGCAGCCAAGGTAATTGTCGATGACCTGAAAGAAGAGTTTATTAGGGACTATGCTTTTCCCACCCTCCGGGCGGGAGCTTTGTATGAAAGGCAGTATTATCTGGGAACCGCCATTGGTCGACCCCTTATTGCCAAGAAACAGGTGGAATTGGCCCAAGCTGAGGGTGCTACTGCGGTCTGTCATGGTTGTACTGGTAAGGGAAACGATCAGGTTAGATTCGAACTAACCTTCCAGGCCCTAGGGCCAGAGCTTGAGATCATCGCCCCTTGGCGGATCTGGGATATTGCCTCAAGGGAGCAGGCCATTGACTATGCCAAAACCCGGGGTATCCCTGTGGAGGCTACCAAGGAAAAACCCTATAGTATGGACGGTAATCTCTGGCATATTAGCTATGAAGGTGGCATCTTGGAGGATGCTAAGTCCCCGGCCCGAAAAGACATGTTCAAATGGACGGTGGATCCCATGGATGCACCGGATGATCCAGCGGTGATCAGCATTGACTTCGAGGCAGGTATTCCCGTAGGAATTGATGGGGTGCGACTTGATCCGGTAACCATC from Limnochordia bacterium includes the following:
- a CDS encoding argininosuccinate synthase, whose product is MSKKIVLAYSGGLDTSIIIPWLNENYNYEVIAYAADLGQEEDWDKVQEKAYKSGAAKVIVDDLKEEFIRDYAFPTLRAGALYERQYYLGTAIGRPLIAKKQVELAQAEGATAVCHGCTGKGNDQVRFELTFQALGPELEIIAPWRIWDIASREQAIDYAKTRGIPVEATKEKPYSMDGNLWHISYEGGILEDAKSPARKDMFKWTVDPMDAPDDPAVISIDFEAGIPVGIDGVRLDPVTIIERANDIAAKNGVGRVDIIENRLVGMKSRGVYETPGGTLLFFALRHLESLTLDREVTKFKSLVSDRYAELVYYGQWFTPLKAGLDSFLEDVMRYVTGTVTVQLYKGNLTPLSRYSPYALYDETLATFEAGGDYDQKDSAGFIRLFGLGTQRASNRMLKGND
- a CDS encoding aspartate aminotransferase family protein, with the protein product MPTYARFDLALVKGKGTSVWDASGKEYLDFLAGISVCNLGHCHPKVVAAVTEQVQTLMHCSNLYHIEQQAELAQVLCTLAKLDQAFFCNSGAEANEGAIKLARRYSYDKYGAGRADVITAEKSFHGRTITTVTATGQTKYQEGFAPLTPGFSYVPLNDLDALQEAITDRTCAIMLEPVQGEGGVRPCDYDYLQAVAKLCQEKDILLILDEVQAGLGRTGKLFAYEHYDLVPDIVTLAKSLGGGIPIGAVLAKAQVARSFVPGTHASTFGGNPVACKAALAVMEVLTGEGLMAQVEHKGLYFKNRLEEVQSQWPNLVTGVRGLGLMLGVDLTFPAREVVAEFLNAGVLVGVAGASTLRFLPPLIVTEKEIDLVITVLEKILKGRA